A window of Phaeobacter gallaeciensis DSM 26640 genomic DNA:
CCAGTGCCGCCACGGTGCGCAATGTCGCCATGCTGCGGCGGTGACGGCGGTGCGGGTTGGCGGCGGGACTGGTGGGGATCTGCGCCGACGTCTGAGCGGATATCTGTGCCGTACCCTGTGTCTTTGGCGGGCTTAACGGGCGGGGCTGAGCCGGGGGCGCAGAAGAAGACAGGCTGGCCATGAACACCCCATGAATACCCATTGTGAAACGCGGATCGCGAACGGTATTATGAGAGAAACAAAAGACAATGACAAACGGCTTGGGGCAGGGTGCTTTTGGGCCAGGACAGGTTGATCATGACACAGACGCCCCCGTCGGCCCTGACCGGACGCCCCGCTTCAGATGAGGCGACATCAGAGGAGGCGGCTGCGGCAGAGACCGCAGCCAGCCCAGCGACTGGTACCTCCGATGCCACAGCGCCGGATACCGCCTCGGATGCGGCGCAGGCCGCTGCCCCCGCCCCGCGGGTGCCGGATCCCGTCAAACAGTTGAAACGGGTGCGTCGCAAGGCGCGCAAGGCCGAGGCCGCCGTGGCCGAGCTGGAGGCGCGCATTGCCGAGGCCGAGCAGCGCCCGGCCTATCCTCTGGCGCGGCCCGCCAGCATGAAAAAACGCCACTGGGGGCTGGTGATCAGCTTTGTGGCGTTGGTGCTGGCGCCGCTTCTGGCGGTGATGATCTATCTCTGGACCTTTGCCGAGGATCAATATGCCTCCACCGCCGGCTTTACCGTGCGCAGCCAGGAAAGCAGCGGCGCCAATGATCTGCTTGGCGGGCTGGCACAGTTTGCAGGCACCAGCAGCGCCTCGGACAGTGATATTCTCTATGAATTCATCCAGAGCCAGGAAATGGTGGCGGCGGTCGACAAAGCCGTGGACCTGCAGGGGCATTACAGCGCGCTCTGGCCGCGGGACTGGGCCTTTGCGCTCTGGCCGGAGGCCTCGCTGGAGGATCTGACCTGGTATTGGCAGCGCATTGTCGGCATCTCCTTTGACAGCGGCTCGGGGCTGATCGAAGTACAGGCGCTGGCCTTTGATGCGGCGACCGCGCAGGCGATCACAAAAGCCATCGTGGCGGAGAGCCAGACCCGGATCAATGCGCTGAATGAACAGGCGCGCGCCGATGCGATGCGCTATGCCCGCGCTGATCTGGATGAGGCGCTGGAGCGGCTGAAGGATGCCCGCCAGTCGCTGACCCAATTCCGCACCCGCACCCGGATCGTCGACCCCGAGGCCGATATTCAGGGCCGTATGGGGGTGATGAACAATCTTCAGCAGCAACTGGCCGAGGCGCTGATCCAATATGATCTGCTGCGCGGGACGGTCAGCCCGGCGGACCCGCGGCTGACCAAGGCGCAGCAGCATATCGACGTCATTCGCGACCGCATCAATATCGAACGTCAGACCTTTACCTCCAACAACACCGATACCGGTGGCGTCGGGGAGGATTACCCGTCGCTGATTTCTGAGTTTGAACGGCTGACGGTGGATCGCGAATATGCCGAGGAAAGCTACCGTGCCGCCCTGACAGCGTTGGAGGTGGCGCGCGATGATGCCGCCCGTCAGAGCCGCTATCTGGCGACCTATATCAACCCCACCCGCGCCACCGAGCCGGAATATCCCCGCCGCGCGGTGCTGGCGGCCCTGGCCGGGCTGTTCCTGCTGCTGACCTGGTCGATCCTGGCGCTGATCTACTATTCGATCCGCGATCGCAGTTAAGTCGAGGGGGCAGGGCGGTGATCCGGTTTGAAAATCTGACCAAGAGCTTCTGGCTCAAGGGCGAGCGGCGGGTTGTCATCGACAATCTGAACCTGACCCTGCCGACGGGGCGGTCGCTGGCGCTATTGGGGCGCAATGGCGCGGGCAAATCCACCCTGTTGCAGCTGGTGGCGGGCACCATGCGCCCCGATCATGGCGAGATCCTCTCCGATGGGTCGATTTCCTGGCCGGTGGGGCTGGCAGCCTCGTTCCACGGCGATCTGAGCGGCGCGGAAAACGTCCGCTTCATCGCGCGGATTTATGGCGTGGATACCGATGATCTGGTGGGGTTTGTCGAGGATTTTGCCGAATTGGGCAAATTCTACCACATGCCGATGCGCAGCTATTCTTCCGGCATGCGGGCGCGGCTGACATTCGGCGCCTCCATGGGGATCAAGTTTGACACCTATCTGGTGGATGAGGTGACGGCGGTGGGCGATGCCGCCTTCAAGCGCAAGAGCCGCGATATCTTCACCGACCGGATGCGCCATTCCAGCGCCATTCTGGTCAATCATTCGATGCGCCAGCTGCGCCAGTTCTGCAATGCCGGTCTGGTGCTGGACAATGGCCAGTTGCGCTATTTCAGCGATCTGGATGAGGCCATTGCCGAACATCATCGCCTGATGGCGGTTTGACCGGGGCGGATGTGTTCAGGTTTGACGCCGTAACCTTATGAAATGCAATGAAAATGCAGCTCTTTGCCGGTGCGGAAAGCGATCCTTGTATGCTTTTGGATTGTTTGACAAAAAGGGCAGGGGACGCAAACAGGACGGGGTGCCGGGGTGAATATACTGATGGTGGGCGCAGGGCTTTCGGGCGCTGTGATCGGACGGCATCTGGCCGAAGCGGGGCACAAGATCACGGTGTTGGACAGCCGCGACCATATCGGCGGCAATTGCCATACCGCGCGCGACGCGGAAACCGGCGTCATGGTGCATGTCTACGGGCCGCATATTTTCCATACCGATGACGCGGAGGTCTGGGAGTATGTGAACGGGTTCGAGACCTTCCTGCCCTATAAAAACCGGGTGAAGACCACCAGTCTGGATCCCGAAGGGCGGCGCGGTGTCTTCTCGCTGCCGGTGAACCTGCACACCATCAACCAGTTCTTCGGCAAGACGCTGCGCCCTGAAGAGGCGCATGAGTTCATCACCGAAGAGCAGGCCGACACCTCCATCACCGATCCGCAGACCTTTGAGGAACAGGCGCTGCGCTTTGTGGGCCGGGATCTTTATGAGGCGTTTTTCAAAGGCTACACGATCAAGCAATGGGGCGTGGCGCCAAGCGCGCTGCCGGCCTCGATCCTGAAACGGCTGCCGGTGCGGTTCAACTACGACGACAATTATTTCTTCCATAAATATCAGGGTATGCCGGAGAACGGCTATAGCGCGATGATCGGCAAGATCCTCGATCATCCGGGTATAACGGTCAAGTTAGAGACTGTTTTTGACCAATCCCAGGCCGCAGATTACGATCATGTGTTCTACTCCGGGCCTTTGGATGGATATTTCGACTACCAGCTGGGGCGGCTCGGCTACCGGACGCTGG
This region includes:
- a CDS encoding capsule polysaccharide export protein, which gives rise to MTQTPPSALTGRPASDEATSEEAAAAETAASPATGTSDATAPDTASDAAQAAAPAPRVPDPVKQLKRVRRKARKAEAAVAELEARIAEAEQRPAYPLARPASMKKRHWGLVISFVALVLAPLLAVMIYLWTFAEDQYASTAGFTVRSQESSGANDLLGGLAQFAGTSSASDSDILYEFIQSQEMVAAVDKAVDLQGHYSALWPRDWAFALWPEASLEDLTWYWQRIVGISFDSGSGLIEVQALAFDAATAQAITKAIVAESQTRINALNEQARADAMRYARADLDEALERLKDARQSLTQFRTRTRIVDPEADIQGRMGVMNNLQQQLAEALIQYDLLRGTVSPADPRLTKAQQHIDVIRDRINIERQTFTSNNTDTGGVGEDYPSLISEFERLTVDREYAEESYRAALTALEVARDDAARQSRYLATYINPTRATEPEYPRRAVLAALAGLFLLLTWSILALIYYSIRDRS
- a CDS encoding ABC transporter ATP-binding protein; this translates as MIRFENLTKSFWLKGERRVVIDNLNLTLPTGRSLALLGRNGAGKSTLLQLVAGTMRPDHGEILSDGSISWPVGLAASFHGDLSGAENVRFIARIYGVDTDDLVGFVEDFAELGKFYHMPMRSYSSGMRARLTFGASMGIKFDTYLVDEVTAVGDAAFKRKSRDIFTDRMRHSSAILVNHSMRQLRQFCNAGLVLDNGQLRYFSDLDEAIAEHHRLMAV
- the glf gene encoding UDP-galactopyranose mutase — translated: MVGAGLSGAVIGRHLAEAGHKITVLDSRDHIGGNCHTARDAETGVMVHVYGPHIFHTDDAEVWEYVNGFETFLPYKNRVKTTSLDPEGRRGVFSLPVNLHTINQFFGKTLRPEEAHEFITEEQADTSITDPQTFEEQALRFVGRDLYEAFFKGYTIKQWGVAPSALPASILKRLPVRFNYDDNYFFHKYQGMPENGYSAMIGKILDHPGITVKLETVFDQSQAADYDHVFYSGPLDGYFDYQLGRLGYRTLDFERFTHQGDYQGCAVMNYGEESVPYTRITEHKHFAPWESHEGSVCYREFSRAAEPEDIPYYPIRQVEEKALLGDYVALAEQAEGVTFVGRLGTYRYLDMDVTIREALDTARGFLAAAEAGDRVPAFFVAPL